A single genomic interval of Penaeus chinensis breed Huanghai No. 1 chromosome 23, ASM1920278v2, whole genome shotgun sequence harbors:
- the LOC125037423 gene encoding translation initiation factor IF-2-like — MPVDPGHHRLLHGRGSRPFALARYTPLASADDAGSTGSTPTHSPGVTPPGPARAPPGVHTEVRLSDGGRAATHLRPPARTPIQRPCTRHRGAGSGQSRYTKLGTLSEEDTPPGGGSGLLRAVASRGRGYEDLRCRGAGGDAPDSGDSSAQSSPRVSPRPSPRPSPRASPRISPRASPPNGRKRHSGILITSALARSGIKRLSRYVASRGRAGLGTDAPCGSGKAQGRLRARQDASGD; from the coding sequence ATGCCCGTGGACCCCGGCCACCACCGCCTGCTGCACGGGCGGGGATCGCGCCCCTTCGCCCTCGCGCGCTACACGCCCCTCGCCTCCGCCGACGACGCGGGCAGCACTGGCTCCACGCCCACGCACAGCCCGGGCGTCACGCCCCCGGGGCCTGCGCGGGCGCCCCCGGGCGTGCACACCGAGGTGCGCCTCAGCGACGGGGGGCGCGCCGCCACGCAcctgcgcccgcccgcccgcacgcccatccaGCGCCCGTGCACGCGCCACCGGGGTGCGGGCAGCGGCCAGAGCCGCTACACCAAGCTGGGGACGCTGAGCGAGGAGGACACGCCCCCGGGCGGCGGCTCTGGCCTCCTGCGCGCCGTCGCGTCCCGCGGCCGCGGCTACGAGGACCTGCGGTGCCGCGGCGCGGGCGGCGACGCGCCCGACAGCGGCGACAGCTCGGCGCAGTCGTCGCCGCGCGTGTCCCCGCGCCCTTCCCCGCGGCCGTCCCCGCGCGCGTCGCCCAGGATCTCCCCGAGGGCGTCTCCGCCCAACGGACGCAAGAGGCACTCGGGCATCCTCATCACGTCGGCGCTCGCCCGCTCGGGCATCAAGAGGCTGTCCAGGTACGTGGCATCGCGGGGGAGGGCGGGTCTAGGGACGGATGCCCCCTGTGGCTCAGGGAAAGCGCAGGGGCGGCTCCGGGCGCGTCAAGACGCCTCCGGTGACTAA